The following proteins come from a genomic window of Micromonas commoda chromosome 2, complete sequence:
- a CDS encoding Nucleobase:Cation symporter-1 family (cytosine/purines/uracil/thiamine/allantoin; NCS1): MGPGLATASPAPVASRVVTRGEGGRADKACATPRISRRVATQASSSSTAGRRVRLGASPSPASTIASSRASRRVRPAAASLLDDPIQARPPNEPSADLLNEDLAPVAPAQRTFTTYDIAALWIGLVVCVPAYTLAGSVIDLGMSAAQGIACIAIANLIVLLPMVLNGHAGCKYGVPFPVLARSAFGIKGANVPAVMRALVGCGWFGIQTHVGGQAIFAIACAALKLSTAAVATAHLVPALGISSYELLCYATFWAAQVAVVVKGIESIRVVEKYAAPVLIVLCVSLFVWAYAAAGGLGAMLSTQSAFVAGGPKEGQFLSVFLPMITAVVGFWATLSLNISDFTRYATSQEAQFKGQTIGLPFFMAAFSFMSVAITSCSAVIFGSAVADPVALLAKADGGPLTTAVAMGGLLVATLSTNIAANIVAPANAFVNLAPSKLSFRAGGITTAVLGTAILPWRLMADASGYIFVWLIGYSALLGPIAGIMIADYFLVRRRVLDVDALYKSGEGTAYWYEGGFNTRAMWAFAAGVAPNVPGFAISAGIVPAAAAQSLRASFPGALRTFELVYGYAWFVGFFVGAGLYLALMRGESHAGENEEVLYTA; encoded by the coding sequence ATGGGCCCCGGACTCGCGACGGCCTCCCCTGCGCCGGTCGCTTCGCGCGTTGTTacccgcggagaaggcgggcGAGCGGATAAAGCATGCGCGACCCCTCGGATTAGTCGCCGAGTCGCGACCcaagcgtcgtcgtcctccaccgccggccgccgcgtgaGGCTCGGCGCATCTCCGTCTCCCGCGTCgaccatcgcgtcgtcgcgtgcgtccaggcgcgtccgccccgccgcggcgtccttgcTGGATGACCCCATACAGGCGCGTCCCCCGAACGAGCCCAGCGCCGACCTCCTCAACGAAGATCTCGCGCCCGTGGCTCCCGCGCAACGCACGTTCACCACCtacgacatcgccgcgctctggatcggcctcgtcgtctgCGTCCCGGCGTACACCCTCGCCGGATCCGTCATCGACCTCGGCATGTCCGCCGCCCAGGGCATCGCCTGCATCGCCATCGCAAATCTCATCGTGTTACTCCCTATGGTGCTCAACGGGCACGCCGGATGCAAGTACGGCGTGCCGTTCCCGGTgttggcgaggtccgcgttCGGGATAAAGGGCGCGAACGTTCCCGCGGtgatgcgcgcgctcgtcgggtgCGGCTGGTTCGGCATCCAGACCCACGTCGGGGGGCAGGCCATCTTCGccatcgcgtgcgccgcgttgaAGCTGTCCACCGcagccgtcgcgaccgcccaTCTCGTACCCGCGCTGGGCATAAGCTCGTACGAGCTCCTGTGCTACGCGACGTTTTGGGCGGCGCAGGTGGCCGTCGTGGTCAAGGGGATAGAGTCCATCCGCGTCGTGGAGAAGTACGCAGCCCCGGTGTTGATCGTGCTCTGCGTGTCCCTCTTCGTCtgggcgtacgcggcggcgggcggacTCGGCGCGATGTTATCCACTCAGAGCGCATTCGTGGCGGGGGGACCGAAGGAGGGGCAGTTTCTGAGCGTGTTTCTTCCGATGATCACCGCGGTGGTGGGTTTCTGGGCGACGCTCAGTTTGAACATCTCGGATTTCACCCGATACGCCACGAGCCAGGAGGCGCAGTTCAAGGGTCAGACGATCGGGCTGCCGTTTTTCATGGCTGCGTTTTCGTTCATGTCCGTGGCGATCACGTCGTGCTCCGCGGTGATATTCGGttccgcggtcgccgacCCGGTGGCGCTGCTCGCGAAGGCTGACGGCGGGCCGctgacgacggcggtggccatGGGCGGCCTCCTGGTCGCCACGCTCTCGACCAACATCGCGGCGAACATCGTGGCGCCGGCAAACGCGTTCGTCAATCTCGCGCCCAGCAAGCTCTCGTTCCGGGCCGGCGGGATCACCACCGCGGTGCTGGGCACCGCCATCTTACCCTGGCGGCTCATGGCGGACGCCTCCGGGTACATATTCGTGTGGCTCATCGGCTACTCCGCCCTGCTGGGGCCCATAGCCGGGATCATGATCGCGGACTATTTCCTGGTGCGAAGACGCGTCcttgacgtcgacgccctgtACAAGAGCGGCGAAGGGACCGCGTACTGGTACGAGGGCGGGTTCAACACCCGCGCGATGTGGGCGTTCGCGGCCGGGGTGGCGCCCAACGTCCCGGGTTTCGCCATCTCGGCTGGGATCgttccggcggcggcggcgcagagcCTACGGGCCAGTTTTCCCGGCGCGCTTCGAACCTTCGAACTCGTCTACGGGTACGCCTGGTTCGTCGGTTTCTTCGTGGGCGCGGGTCTGTACCTGGCGCTGATGCGAGGCGAGTCACACGCGGGCGAGAACGAGGAGGTTTTGTACACAGCCTGA
- the NSFA gene encoding n-ethylmaleimide sensitive fusion protein (putatively, has two AAA domains - ATPase family associated with various cellular activities (AAA). AAA family proteins often perform chaperone-like functions that assist in the assembly, operation, or disassembly of protein complexes; expressed), which translates to MTTSRHAGRALLRALRSPAASSSRAGGATTTANVGAPRHPTKAWDADPSRAAVAFRGITTKSPLEAELEQQRAVEEMERAQREMREEAARIASGRGATHSMSSSSAPSQQPSPSSPPKPKPAPPMFGAPLGGSVARTPSTPVTEKPQPKRTVVKAPTLGIAMHSDGRVGPAGNRNLMPEPPPETADTSQSHLKDMLADGSFERYGVGGLDAEFLTIFRRVFASRMVPPEMVKRLGMRHVKGMLLYGPPGTGKTLVARQLGKLLNAHPPKIVNGPEILQRFVGQSEENMRELFAPAEKEWKGKAEKSKLHVIIFDEIDAIMKARGSGGATASVVHDNVVNQLLTKLDGMQSLDNVLVVGITNRRDLLDPAVLRPGRLELQVEVGLPDRKGRTQIFNIHTARMRAEGLLATDVDIDTLAEVTGNYSGAEIKGLVGAAQSHALARYLKDADDVGGDATSASPSTESSSSSSSSSSSKLNVTMDDFTRAMREVRPAMGADEEALASMRPLGVLCSCTTGSSEVSPHKRARDAIGPLLRAVARRRPRDDPNAAANEGGSSSSESSRSRGVGDAGPDHLAILVHGPPGSGKSAAVAAAAQRGDGEDQEGDLLFPHVRVFRADAVAASGGDVEHALRTAFDDAVKSNLSLLVVDGLETLLGVAPGDAAPAGESRTAPETARALLALLRRPPPPGRRLAVVATTSSPRALDALGLTSAFHASVEVPALSPVEVVNVLRACGAFEGSSPGDVVANPRGGGLVGHDAVLDPAARAAALVVGEANGANGVGVRTILRAVNLARALADGGGETALGKARGLDPDGDAWRTALARVGLLG; encoded by the coding sequence atgacgacgtcaCGACACGCCGGGAGAGCGTTgctgcgcgcgctgcgctcccccgcggcgtcctcatcgcgcgcgggcggtgcgacgacgaccgccaACGTCGGCGCCCCTCGGCATCCGACGAAGGCGTGGGATGCCGACCCGTCGcgggccgccgtcgccttccGCGGCATCACCACCAAGTCCCCGCTCGAagcggagctcgagcagcagcgcgcggtggaagagatggagcgcgcgcagcgcgagatgcgcgaggaggcggcgcggatagcctccgggcgcggcgccacgcactcgatgtcgtcctcctcggcaccctctcAACAGCCAtccccctcgtcgccgcccaaaCCGAAGCCCGCTCCGCCCATgttcggcgcgcccctcggcggATCCGTCGCCCGCACCCCGTCCACGCCCGTCACCGAGAAGCCCCAGCCCAAGCGCACGGTGGTCAAGGCGCCGACGCTCGGCATCGCGATGCACTCCGACGGCCGAGTCGGCCCCGCGGGCAATCGAAACCTCATGCCGGAGCCGCCCCCGGAGACCGCCGACACGTCGCAATCGCACCTGAAGGACatgctcgccgacggcagCTTCGAGCGgtacggcgtcggcggcctcgacgccgagttCCTCACCATCTTTCGTCGCGTGTTCGCCTCGCGGATGGTCCCTCCGGAGATGGTCAAGCGTCTGGGCATGCGACACGTCAAGGGCATGCTACTGTACGGTCCTCCGGGCACGGGCAAGACCCTGGTGGCCAGGCAGCTGGGCAAGCTGCTCAACGCGCACCCGCCGAAGATCGTCAACGGGCCGGAGATCTTACAGCGGTTCGTGGGCCAGTCCGAGGAGAACATGCGGGAGCTtttcgcccccgccgagaaggagtgGAAGGGCAAAGCGGAAAAGTCCAAGTTACACGTGATCATAttcgacgagatcgacgccaTCATGAAGGcgcgcggcagcggcggcgcgaccgcgtccgtGGTCCACGACAACGTCGTGAACCAGCTGCTCACGAAGCTCGACGGCATGCAGTCGCTGGACAACGTGCTGGTCGTGGGCATCACCAACCGGAGAGATCTGCTCGACCCGGCGGTGCTGCGGCCGGGTCGACTGGAGCTTCAGGTGGAGGTTGGGCTTCCCGATCGGAAGGGACGGACGCAGATATTCAACATACACACcgcgcggatgcgcgcggaggggcTGCTCGCGACCGACGTGGACATCGATACGTTAGCGGAGGTGACGGGCAACTATTCCGGAGCCGAGATTAAAGGGctggtgggcgccgcgcaaTCGCACGCGCTGGCCAGGTACCTcaaggacgccgacgacgtcggcggcgacgcgacctcTGCTTCTCCTTCTACCGaatcatcatcatcatcatcatcatcatcatcttCGAAACTCAACGTCACGATGGACGACTTCACCAGGGCCATGCGCGAGGTGCGAccggcgatgggcgccgacgaggaagcgctcgcgtccatgcGGCCGTTGGGCGTGCTGTGTTCGTGCACGACGGGGTCCTCGGAGGTGTCGCCGCAcaagcgcgcgagggacgcgatcggcccgctgctccgcgcggtggcgcgtcgtcgtccgcgcgatgacccgaacgccgccgcgaacgagggcgGTTCGAGTTCGAGTGAGAGTTCGAGAAGTCGAGGGGTGGGCGATGCTGGGCCGGATCACCTCGCGATTTTGGTGCACGGTCCCCCGGGCTCGGGCAAGTCCGcggctgtcgccgccgccgcgcagaggggcgacggcgaggaccagGAGGGCGACTTACTCTTCCCGCACGTCAGGGTGTTcagggcggacgcggtggcggcgtccggggGGGACGTGGAGCACGCGCTGCGAACGGCGTTTGACGACGCGGTCAAGTCTAACCTCTcgctgctcgtcgtcgacggactGGAGACGCTCTTGGGGGTCGCcccgggggacgcggcgcccgcgggggagtcgcggacggcgccagagacggcgagggcgctcctcgcgttGCTGCGCAGGCCACCGCCCCCGGGAAGGCGGCTCGCGGTGGTCgccacgacgtcctcgccgcgcgcgcttgACGCGTTGGGCCTCACGTCGGCGTTTcacgcgagcgtcgaggTGCCGGCGCTGTCGCCGGTGGAGGTGGTGAACGTGCTCCGCGCGTGCGGTGCGTTCGAGGGTTCGAgtcccggcgacgtcgtcgccaacccgcgcggcggggggctcgTCGGTcacgacgcggtgctcgatcccgcggcgagagcggcggcttTAGTAGTCGGCGAAGCAAACGGTGCaaacggcgtcggcgttcgAACGATTTTGCGCGCGGTGAACCTGGCCCGGGCGCTGGCggatggcggcggggagACGGCGTTAGGTAAGGCGCGGGGGCTGGAtccggacggcgacgcgtggaggACCGCGCTGGCTCGCGTGGGGCTGCTGGGATGA